In Nisaea acidiphila, the DNA window CCTTGAGCAAGGTGCGCCACCCAAGCAGAGCTTTCGGCAAGTGCGGCAGGCCACGAAGCCGCGCACCGGCGGGCGTGGTGTCGAGCACGGCAGCGATCTCGATCCCGGCCGCCAGACATTGCGCCGCGAAGAGCAGCAAGAGCGGACCGCTACCGGCAAGCAGCAGAGGTGCTTCCGGGAACAGCCCGGAGCTTTTCAGTACGGTCTGCGCCGCGCCGACGGTCATCACCCCCGGCAGGGTCCAGCCCGGCACGGGAACGGGCCGCTCCATCGCTCCGCTCGCAATCAGCAGAGCGCCGCACCGCACCTGTCGCGTGGCTCCGTCCCAGGCGAGCGTCACCGTCTTGTCGCCGTCCTCCGGGCTCTCGACATGCCAGACGGTCGAGCCCGGCCAGTGCTGCGCGCCTGAAGCGGCGAAACGCGCGGCAAGCTCCGCGCCTTTCACGTAATCTTCCCCTAAGAAGGCAAGATTTCCCGGCCGCAATCGCGCATTCCGCTCGATCGCCCGCCAGATCTGCCCTCCGGCTGCCGGTTGCTCGTCCACGACGATCACGTCGAGCCCGGCCTCGCGCGCGGCGACCGCAGCGGACATGCCGGCCGGGCCGGCGCCGATGATGGCGAGATCAGTCCGGATCATCGCCCGCCTCCCCTGGGAGTCCCGGCGCGCCCCGCTGGCGCCGCACCGCCATGCCGCCGCGCACCTCGGTGAGGCACGCCTGCCGGTTCGGAATGCCGTCGATCTCGACCAGGCATTCGAAACAGACCCCCATCATGCAATAGGGCGCGCGGCCGGAGCCGCTCTTCGGCGTCATGCGCAAGATTCTGTTGCCTGCGGCCAGAAGAGCCGCCGCCACGCTGTCTCCCTCGAGGGCATCGACGGGCTCACCCTCGAAACGGAAGCGGACCTTGCGTCCGCTCTGATCAGGCAGCCGACGCAGCACGGAACCTCTCCGGCGAGAAGGCGGCGAAACGTTCGTTGAACCTGCCACCGAGGATGACCGGCGCCAGTTCCAGCGCATGTGCCGCCGCGAGCGTGACACCGCTGTGGCAGGAAATGCTGAAGGCGCCCGGCATGCTCTCGCTTTCCCGATAGATCGGAAAGCCGTCCGGCGACATCACCCGGAGCGCGCTCCAGGTGCGGACGATCCGGGCGTCTTTCAGGATCGGGAAACAGCGGATGATGGAGCGGGCGATCTCGCCGAGCTTGGCGGGATTGATCCGCGTGCTGTAGCCGGCGCTTTCCTTGGAATTGCCGAAATTGATCGTGCCGTCTGCTGTCTGCCGCGCATTGACCAGAAGTGTCGGGATCACCGGCTGCATGCGCTCGGTGATCAGGATATGCCCCCGGTTCGGCTCTACCGGGATGTCGAGACCGACCATCTCGGCCAGCCACTTGTTGGCGAGTCCTGCCGCGATTACGACCTTCTGGCCCAGAAAGACACCGGCCTCGCTGATCACCCGGAAGCCGCCGCCATCCTTTTCGATATGGCGGACACGGCCGCCGCTGACATAGCGCGCCCCGAGCGCCTGGGCGTTGCCGTGCAGACCGCGCAGGAGATAGAGCGGGTTCACATGGCCGTCATGGGGGCTGTAGCTCGCGCCTGTGACCTCGGGCCCGACCAGCGGCAACATTCGCCGGACCTCGTCCGCGTCGAGCATCACCCGGTCGTTCTCGCCGACGCCCGGCTGGTTGTGCATGCGTCGGATCTCGTCTTCGTTGGTGCGGAATTCCTCCTCCCCGAGGCAGAGTTCGAGGCCGCCGTCCTGTTTCAGCTCGATATCGGTGCCGTCGCGCTCCTGGATGCCATCCGCGAAACCCTGATAGAGCTCCTTCGAGCGCCGGGTCCAGCTCGCATATTCATGCATGCCGTCGCCCTTGCCCTGGACCCAGACCAAGCCGAAATTGCCGCGCGAGGCGCGCAGCGCGACATCCCCCTCGTCGAGGATCGTGACCGACGCGCCCTCGCGGGCGAGCCCGTAGGCAATGGAGGAGCCGACAAGCCCGCCGCCGATCACGATGACGTCGCTGCCGCCCCGCATTTCTGGGTCAGTCGAGCAGAGCTTCGAGGTCGGCCTGCACCGATTTGTCGAAGCCGATCAGGCGGATCTCACCGAGATCGATCACCGGGCGTTTGACCAGCGAGGTATGGCTCGCGAGCAAGGCCGGCGCGGTCGTGTCGGTCACGCTCTCCTGGATTGCCGGGTCGAGCTTCTTCCAGGTGGTGCCGCGCTTGTTCACAACCTTCTCGACGCCGAGCTCGGCGATCCAGTCCGCGGCGCGCTCCGGCGTCAGACCGCCTTTCTTGAAATCGTGAAAGCTGTAAGTGACGCCGCGCTCATCGAGCCATTTGCGCGCCTTCTTCACCGTGTCGCAATTCGGAATGCCATAGACCGTGATCATTGCCTCAGTTCCTTTCCATGCGCGCCGGCAACTCGTCCACCGTCGCGAGCAAGACATCCACCAGACTGCGGCCGAGCGCTTTCGAGCGCGCCCCGTCCCAGCCATGTACCGGGTCCGGCTGGTTGTCCGCGTCCTTGAACGGCATCTCCAGCGTCATGGACAGCGCGCCCAGCCTGTTTGCGATATGCCCGGTCGAGGTCGTGAGATTGCCCTTGCCCGGTGCCGGTTTCGGGTAACCGTGTTCGGTCTGGAAGTCCGGGTTGATCGCGGCATAGACGGCCTGGAACCGGTCCAGCATCGTAACATGGGCGTCGGCGATGCCCGGAACGCCATAGCTTCCGGCTATGAAGTTGTAGGGAATCGCCTCGTCGCCGTGCACGTCGAAGGAGAGATCGATGCCACGCGCCGCCATCTCTTCCAGGACGCAGAGAACCTCGGGGCTCTTCTCCTCGCTCGGCTCGGCCCATTCGCGGTTCAGGTTCACTCCGAGCGCGTTGGTCCGCAGGTGCCCGCGCCGGGTTCCGTCCGGGTTCATGTTCGGCACGGCGTAGATCACCGCCTTTTCAAGCAGCGCCCGGCTGGTCCCGTCCGTCTCGTCGAGCAGGCGCTCGACGAAGCCCTCCATGTACCATTCCGCCATCGGCTCGCCCGGATGCTGGCGTGCGAATACCCAGAGCGCCTTCTTCCCGTCCGCCGCCTCGCCGAGGGTCAGAAGATCGATCGTCTGCCCCTCGTAGGTTTCGCCGATCACTTCGGCCGTGCAGCGACCGGAGAGCTGGGCGGAGGCGATCAGGTCCTGATGCCGCTCCATGGAATAGGGCTCGAAATAGGCGTACCAGACATAGTCCGCCTCCGGGACGTGGCGGATGGTCAGCTCGGTGCCGTCATAGGAGGTCGGGACCCGGAACCAGGTTTCCCGGTCGTAGGAGGCACAGACGCGGTAATTCTCCCAGCCCTTCGGATAGCTCGATCCGCCCGCGTTCAGGATCCGCATCGTCACCCCGCGCCCGGCCGCCCCGGAGAGGCGGAAATGGAACCACTGGTAAAAGTCCGACTGGTTGTCCTTGCGGATGCGGAGCTGGATGTCGTTCGGATCGTCCAGCGAGACGGTCTCGATATTGCCGCTGTCGAAAGCGGCGTCGATACGCAGCATGGGAACTCCCGGCATGTGTGAGCGGGCGAGGTTACTGATGCGCGTACCGTTTGAGAAGGTGAAAGCAAGCGACGGTTCTGTGCGGTGGAGGAATGAAAGGAATATCGGTCCTCCGCCGGGTCAAAAACGCTCCGGGCGCACGACGTCCACGTTCGAAACCGTGATCAGTCCGGCGCGCGCATTGACGAACTCGAAGACGGATTTGAGCACCGCCTCTTTGTGCTGGGCGTCGAGAATGCACCAGATCATCATCATGCCCTCCGCTCCGGCGATCTGGCCGTCGCGTGTCCAGATCCCGTTGAGACCGCTGCCGCCCTGCACCGGAAGGATTGTATATCCATTCACGCCGGGAAGAGTGTCGAGGAGCGTTCCCAGCCTCGGCACGGCAAGCTGCTCGATCAGTATATCCAGACGGACTTTCGGATGGGTTTCCATGGCGCTCCTCATTGGCTGCCGCCGGCAAACAGCCTATCCGCGATCGCGATGTAGAGCGGAATACCGACGATGACATTGAAAGGAAAGGTAATGCCCAGCGACAGCGTCGTGTAGATGACGGGGTTCGCCTTCGGCAGCGCGAGCCGCATGGCCGCCGGAACGGCGATATAGGATGCGCTTGCAGCCAGCACCATCAAGAGGGCCTTCCCGGCCGGCGAGAGATCGATCGGCCAGACGGCGAGCGCCATGAGCGCGGCCCCAACGAGGGGCATGTAGAGTCCGAAGAGAACGGTCCCGGTACCGATCGCGCGGCGGTTCTGCGCCAGCCCACGCCCGGCGACCGCACCCATATCGAGGAGGAACAGGCACAGCACCCCCTTGAAGGGATCGACCACGAACGGCTTGATATCCGTCATCCCCTTCTCCCCGGTAATCCAGCCAATGGCCAGGGCACCGAGCAGGACGACCACGGAACTGTTCAGAACCGCTTCGCGTACGGAGAGACGGGCCTCTTCCGGCGCCGGTCCGGCGGCCGCTCCGGTCTCCGACCGCCCACGTGACGCGAGCCAGAGACCGACGATGATGGCCGGTGCCTCCATGGCGGCCGCGACGGCGACAAGGATGCCTTCCGCTTGCTCACCGCGGTCCGTGAGGACCTGGATCGCGGTCAGAAACGTCACGATGCTGATCGATCCATAATGCGCGGCGACCGCCGCCGCATCCGTACGCCCGAGCCCGCTGGCTGCCCGCAACGCGGCGAAGCCGAGGATCGGGAAGGCCGCGCTGAAAGCTACGCCAATCAGTAGCGGTGCGATGCTGGCCGGGCCGACCCCGCTATCCGCCATGCCGACGCCCCCTTTGAAGCCGATCGCCAGCATCAGATAGAGCGCGACCGTTTTGGCGATCGGTTGCGGCAGGGAAAGATCGACGCGGGCAAGTGCTGCGAGGAAGCCAAGGAGGAAGAAAAGGACGACCGGAGAGCCCAGAGTGCCGCCGGCGATCGACAGAAGATTGCTGAATTCCATAGACACGCACTTTGAATAAGATTTGCCCCGGCCGCACGACGCGACCGGGGCAAGTGGGAGGGTCTAAGCCGTCGCCGGCGCAGCCCGCGTGGTCACTGCAGACCGGGCGGTCGCCCATTTGAGCACCGCAAAGCCGAGCAGACCGGAAAGTATGCTGCCGCTCATTACGCCGAGACGTACGGCGCGCGCATGTTCAACGTCGCTGAAGGCGAGCGTGCCGATGAAGAGGCTCATGGTGAAGCCGATACCGGCCAGCAGCGAGACACCGTAGATCTGCCGGAAATCCGTACCTTTCGGCAAGCGGCTGAGACCGGATCTCACGGCGAGGTAAGCAAAGCCGAAAACCCCGATCTGCTTGCCGACAAACAATCCCAGCGCAATGCCGAGCGGAAGCGGCGCCAAAAGGTCGGCAAAGGAAAGGCCCGCGAGCGGAATGCCCGCATTGGCGAAGGCGAAGACCGGCATGATGAAGAAACCGACCCAGGGCTTCAGGCCGTGCTCGAGGCGAACCAGCGGAGAATCCTCGTCTTCCCTGGAATTCAGCGGGATCGTCAGACCGATGATGACGCCTGCCAGCGTGGCGTGAACGCCGGATTTCAAGACCGCCACCCACATCACCGCGCCGACCAGCACGTACGGAGCAACCCTTGTGACACCGAGCCGGTTCATAGCGACGAGCACGGCGGCGCCAAGCGCGCCCGAGAGCAGCGCAATTTCGGAAAGGTCGGCGGTATAGAACAGCGCGATGATCACGATGGCACCGAGATCGTCGATGATTGCCAGCGAGAGCAGGAAGACCTTGAGCGCCGGCGGCACGCCCTTGCCGAGCAGGGCGAGGACGCCGAGCGCAAAGGCGATA includes these proteins:
- a CDS encoding P-II family nitrogen regulator encodes the protein MRSAMETHPKVRLDILIEQLAVPRLGTLLDTLPGVNGYTILPVQGGSGLNGIWTRDGQIAGAEGMMMIWCILDAQHKEAVLKSVFEFVNARAGLITVSNVDVVRPERF
- the nhaA gene encoding Na+/H+ antiporter NhaA produces the protein MSASAALRSPFALLRHEAAPGVLLFLSAIVALVLDNSSLAWLYDGLLETPVTFAVGELLIDKPLLLWINDGLMAIFFFYVALEIKRELVEGHLSDPREAALPTVAAIGGMAMPALVFLFFTWGMTVEMQGWAIPAATDIAFALGVLALLGKGVPPALKVFLLSLAIIDDLGAIVIIALFYTADLSEIALLSGALGAAVLVAMNRLGVTRVAPYVLVGAVMWVAVLKSGVHATLAGVIIGLTIPLNSREDEDSPLVRLEHGLKPWVGFFIMPVFAFANAGIPLAGLSFADLLAPLPLGIALGLFVGKQIGVFGFAYLAVRSGLSRLPKGTDFRQIYGVSLLAGIGFTMSLFIGTLAFSDVEHARAVRLGVMSGSILSGLLGFAVLKWATARSAVTTRAAPATA
- a CDS encoding NAD(P)/FAD-dependent oxidoreductase, which codes for MRGGSDVIVIGGGLVGSSIAYGLAREGASVTILDEGDVALRASRGNFGLVWVQGKGDGMHEYASWTRRSKELYQGFADGIQERDGTDIELKQDGGLELCLGEEEFRTNEDEIRRMHNQPGVGENDRVMLDADEVRRMLPLVGPEVTGASYSPHDGHVNPLYLLRGLHGNAQALGARYVSGGRVRHIEKDGGGFRVISEAGVFLGQKVVIAAGLANKWLAEMVGLDIPVEPNRGHILITERMQPVIPTLLVNARQTADGTINFGNSKESAGYSTRINPAKLGEIARSIIRCFPILKDARIVRTWSALRVMSPDGFPIYRESESMPGAFSISCHSGVTLAAAHALELAPVILGGRFNERFAAFSPERFRAASAA
- a CDS encoding sodium-dependent bicarbonate transport family permease translates to MEFSNLLSIAGGTLGSPVVLFFLLGFLAALARVDLSLPQPIAKTVALYLMLAIGFKGGVGMADSGVGPASIAPLLIGVAFSAAFPILGFAALRAASGLGRTDAAAVAAHYGSISIVTFLTAIQVLTDRGEQAEGILVAVAAAMEAPAIIVGLWLASRGRSETGAAAGPAPEEARLSVREAVLNSSVVVLLGALAIGWITGEKGMTDIKPFVVDPFKGVLCLFLLDMGAVAGRGLAQNRRAIGTGTVLFGLYMPLVGAALMALAVWPIDLSPAGKALLMVLAASASYIAVPAAMRLALPKANPVIYTTLSLGITFPFNVIVGIPLYIAIADRLFAGGSQ
- a CDS encoding arsenate reductase gives rise to the protein MITVYGIPNCDTVKKARKWLDERGVTYSFHDFKKGGLTPERAADWIAELGVEKVVNKRGTTWKKLDPAIQESVTDTTAPALLASHTSLVKRPVIDLGEIRLIGFDKSVQADLEALLD
- a CDS encoding M14 family metallopeptidase, producing the protein MLRIDAAFDSGNIETVSLDDPNDIQLRIRKDNQSDFYQWFHFRLSGAAGRGVTMRILNAGGSSYPKGWENYRVCASYDRETWFRVPTSYDGTELTIRHVPEADYVWYAYFEPYSMERHQDLIASAQLSGRCTAEVIGETYEGQTIDLLTLGEAADGKKALWVFARQHPGEPMAEWYMEGFVERLLDETDGTSRALLEKAVIYAVPNMNPDGTRRGHLRTNALGVNLNREWAEPSEEKSPEVLCVLEEMAARGIDLSFDVHGDEAIPYNFIAGSYGVPGIADAHVTMLDRFQAVYAAINPDFQTEHGYPKPAPGKGNLTTSTGHIANRLGALSMTLEMPFKDADNQPDPVHGWDGARSKALGRSLVDVLLATVDELPARMERN
- a CDS encoding (2Fe-2S)-binding protein, coding for MLRRLPDQSGRKVRFRFEGEPVDALEGDSVAAALLAAGNRILRMTPKSGSGRAPYCMMGVCFECLVEIDGIPNRQACLTEVRGGMAVRRQRGAPGLPGEAGDDPD